DNA sequence from the Salmo trutta chromosome 28, fSalTru1.1, whole genome shotgun sequence genome:
actagtctcccagtccctgccactgaaaaacctccccacagcatgatgctgccaccaccatgcttcaccatagggatggtaccaTGGTTCCTTCAGATGtgtcgcttggcattcaggccaaagagttacatttttcatcagaccagagaatcttgttactcatggtctgagagtctttaggtgcccatttggctaactccaagcgggctgttctgtgccttttactgaggagtggcttccgcccaCATGCAGGAATTGTGGGCCACAATTGCACCTTCTCTGCTGGCTTCCCTTGTATTTAATGCTACGGGCAGCAACattgtcatactctttttgaccagacagcatcagatagatacaccacacatactgagacagggcactgtttcgctcgcttggatgctttctccagtgagatacattcagcctcttgcaaattgaagaAACAttctgaaacacagagagactaaagcaaaaaaatgtggggaagcctggcttcccttggcatccatgaatacacgccactgataattaatatactgtaggcctacagtttGCCATACAATGTGTGACTATTTTTTGAAGACCATTAAAAAACGTTACCCGGAAGTGGTTCGTAACTAGTTTCACACAGGTTTGTTTGTAACAATTTTGATTTATACAGTTCGATATATACAATATATCATTCACTGTGCACATTTTCCATACTTTTCGCCGTAATTGTTCATTTACAAAATACACAGGACGGGACTCTGAAGGAGTGCAAAAATCCGTGACCCGGAAGTACATCGTTAGCTGCTGGAAACATGTTAGGTACTTGTTCGTTTTTTCAAGTTTAGTCAAGCTTCTGCTTATCTAACCATTTGTATCGGGTCCACGCTAAGCTCAGGTAATATGCAAAACAACTATAAACTACTGGCTATTCTATTGTCacctagctaactactgtagttagCAGGTGCGTCGCATTATAAATAGTTTGCATAGCTAACAGTTAGCTACGTAATGAGTCAACTAGCTACAGCTGGGCTGGCTGCAGTGCATCAACTATCAAGTAGTTTTTATTCGTGTACATTTATGCCGCTTTCACAAGCTAGTTGGAACTATGAAACTCGGAAATGTCCGACTTGCTTATTAGTGTGAACGCGGCATATATTAATTGGCGCACTTTCTCTAAACATTAACACGCATCGCTTATTgtacggttttggaaacataCGGAACGTGTGTTCCATATCAGCGAGAAATCGTTTAAAAAACAAAAGGTTACATTTACTACACCTTTTTATAGGGTTAGTGTTCACACATGGCCATATCTCAGTGTTACTTCGCTTGTTTACAGAAGAAATAAGCAGCCAACCTGTGCTAATTAGTTATCTGACGTGCTCCGATCCCtttctgccttctccctacagttttcAGTCATTAACTTCGCCAACGATTACTGTGTGAACTACAATCCCGACTCTCTGTTAACGCTTTATAAAAAGTCAATAATCATCGCAGTGATTCGTCTTTCGAAACATATGACCCTTTCATCAGCGAGAAAGAATCCTTCAAATAAAGTGATTTACTCTAGCAGTTTTACATAGTCGAGGTACAGCTTCATCAATCTAAGTGGtgccccctgcatatagcctcgctattgttattttactgctgctctttaattatttgttacttttatttatttttattttggtatttttcttaacagcgttgttggttaagggcttgtaagtaagcatttcactgtagggtctacacctattgtattcggcgcatcagacaaattacatttgatttgtagGTGCCTCCATCTGACTAAACTACACTTTCTCTACACTTCCCGAGTTACACTTACATTCAGGTGTTTGGaacatgctagatagctaattagcacaggtggaccCCTTGTCTTCCGTAAACAAGTTCCggaacatggagatatggccatgTAGGAACACTAACCCTATCAAGGCATGTATCAGTTTAAACTTTTGTTAcatttataattatttttttgcTGATACTAAAGaaaaggtccttatgcttcccgAAACTgtagtttttgtgtcttttacatttggttttgtacaccaacttcaaacagttgaaaatactgttaatgaaaatatatttcacagtggtttaatAGTCCAAtgattgcttgttttgtcacatatacTGAAATTAGACAGacttagaattttagcaaccatgaAATGGAGGAGCGGTTTCTGTATGTTGCACCTTTTAATGGTAAAGTCAATCTCAGGAACTAGCCaggaatattacatttacattttagtcatttagcagacgctcttatccagagcgacttacagtagtgaatgcatacatttcatacatggccccccgtgggaatcgaacccacaaccctggcattgcaaacacttcgcgttgcaaacaccatgctctaccaactgagctacagggaagcatGCATACCATCAAATAGTGGATCATAAAACATAAACAATGGAGCAAATCCCTTCATTACATTTTCACATGGCTACTATGGGTTATAATATttgcacctatttcagtccaagttgAGCACTGCCAATAACTGTATGCAATGTTCTACTATATGCAGCATAAGTGTAAACCATCTTTGCTATAGCTTTCAGCCAGCTGTAGACGTGGAAAGATGCGGGGCATGGACATCCTGGAGAACTTTGAGATCTACATCCCCAAAGAGGCAGAGGTGAAAATCACCTCTATTCAGACTCTGCCAACCTCCATCTTGAGAAGGATGGGGGTGCCCTGCTCTCGGGGTGGCAGTGCAAAGAGAGGGTCCTCGCCTTCGGCCACGTGGATCTCGCCAGTGGTCATCCGAGAGAGAGGCTGTTCACCGGCCAGCCCCACAGTGGACACAGCCAAGATTAACCTGACCTCACTGGTGACCACAGAACCCAAGGCAGTCCAGGGTCCCTTCTTGATGCCATTCGTCTCCTCCAGCAGCATGGCCTTCAATGTCCTCAGGGAGTTCTTGCCCTCCAGACAGAACTTCCAGCAGGGTACTGCCCCCCTCCCCCATGGCCTGCCCCCTGTCCCCCACCAGGATGCCATCATCATCCACAAGGGGAGGATCTTCCTGTCACTCAAGAAAGCAAAGACTGGCAGAGGAAAGAGGCAGCACAGCCCTGACCTGAATAACTCGCTGTCTTCCGAGGCCCCTCAGACCACACAGCGAAAACTGATCTTCCTCTCACCTGCCAGGAAGAGCCAGAAGAAGGTAAGCCCCTGCCATCTCCTGCTATCCTTACTGTTGCTCCCTCCTGACTGTATCCCATGCTCTTGAGAAATGTCTGCTTATGTATGTTAATGAGACTTGAAACTGTTTGTGATATCAACATGATCAACTTGCTTGAAACTAGACGTCCTTGTGAGGTGTATATTTTTACAGAAAGCTGAATTCCTGTATTTTGACCTCTTCCCCACCCCCTTGTCTTACCACCACCTTGTCTTACCACCTCAGTCCTGCCCCGCATCTCCAAAGCCGTCTCCTAAAAAGCCCCAGGGGAAGTGGGCATTGCTGCAGGGGTTCGGCCTGACCCACCAAGTCCAGGTGAAGTTGTCCAGAATCCCCCAGGGGGACATTGAGCCACAGCAGACTGCTGAACAGGGTCACTCAGCGGAAGAGGATCATAACACAGAGCAAGTGGGTACTATTGTCTCAGCTGTGCCATAGCATGTCAATACCAGATGTGTATGTGATATGAATCTCCTTGGCAATGCATTATTTATTTTGCTGATCAATTAATATCTTATAACTTGGCAAATAAATAATTAGAAAATGGAcaacctttttccacattgtggtATGTGTGCTGTAGTTTATAAAGGCTAGGTTGAGATTAATATATGCTGATGATAAACCCCACAAAGGTAGTCACTTATCAGACTTCAAATATAGCTATTGTTGTTTGCTTTTTTAGTCTGTTAGTGGAGTTTCCAGGGAGCTGTCCTTTAACACACATGTACAATTATACAATTCTCACATCTCCTCTCATAGAGAACAAGAAAACTGGTCTGTCAATTTTAAATCCTGTCTacctattttcttattttttctttTCCACCATAGGATCAAGTCATACGGAAGTTATTGAACGCCAACAGGTTGTTGAAGGAGACACCTGGCAGATGTCCTGAACAGGAGATGGAGTTGGTGACTCAAGAGGAAGACAAGCCTTTGAATGAGGAGACCCAAGAATCATTACCAAAGACAGCAAATCGTCACCCTTGCTCAAGCGAAGGCTTTCAGGGCAGAGATAGGATTACCAGTAAGACAGATGATGAtgctcaggaggaggaggaggagcctgaGGAAGAGGGATGTCACAATTTGGGTAGTGTCAAACAACGACGAGTTGAGGACAAAGGTAAGAGTGGGGCAGAGGGCCAAGCCACCAATGGGGATGAGTCTGAGGTGGAAGATCTCTCTGTTACGGCTGTTGCTTTGAGTGACAGCTCACCTCCACCAGAGGCCCTGAATGCAGACCAAAGCAGTGATACGGTTATGCAAGTTGACTTCATGGGGGACAGTGTTCAGAGTTGGACGGCGGAGTGCCCAATCATACCCGCTCTAGCTCCCACCCCCAAACAGCACCATGGTTTTGACTTTGAGCATTCGGCCCGTGAGGAGAGGATCAACCGTATCAGGGccaaactgagagagagagaggctgcccTCAACAACCTGCGCTCTCCAAGTTGACTGTCTCCAAAGTGGGAAACAATTATTTCTAAGGGCCCTCACAGATGTTGAATGCCATGAACGATTATTCCACACACTTTCATTTCTAAGCGCTGCTAGAACATCCATTCTGTAACTGGTAAAGTATTATTATTAGACATTTTTTTCAAACCCATAAACTTCTCCACTCCTTATCTTCCAAGACCTGTGATCCATCATCTTATGATGGGCAAAAATATTTTACGTTAGAAATAACTCAAATCTAAATTATATAATTTATTCGAAAATTCAGAAGGACTTTTTACTTTTCGTTTGATTATATCTGATGTGAAAGCAGCGTTTGTTTGATCAAGCTTGCCCAGCTATCAAATTTGAAGATTAGTTATTAGAGTTGCAGTTATTCTTTTAGGGCCCGAttcagactttttttttttatacacgtTTTGATTTACGTACTTCTCAGTTGTTGGTATTCAGAATTGAAGGGCTTTGcagaaaaccctcccacttgctggccaacagattttcttgttGAGGATTCATTTAAATACGGTGTACCTttttaaagctacaatatgtacatttttggggcgaccagaccaaattcacatagaaatttgttttatagatctgtcattctcattgaaagtagGTCTAAGAAGTAGTTCTATGTGtgccatttctatgcttcctgttcgtAAGTTTAGATTTTGCgtctttcggttttgtacaccagattCAAACAGCTGACAgctggtttagatggtacaatgattctctacaccaaacattgcttgttttgtcacaatcATAAATAAGGCAAACTTCGAATTTTAGTAACCAGAAGATGGCAGAGCGGTTTCTAAATATTGCACCTTTAATTCAAATTTTCTCAACATACTCATTAGAATATATTGAGAGGACGAGTTCAGAATATGGATCAATGAAATACACAaatactgcgttgtcttggctgtgtgcttagggttgttgtgctgttggaagggGTCTGAACATTCCGAATACAATGTATGTAAGCCTATTGCTAGTGACCCTCTGGATCAACCACACTTATGTGACAGAGGAAAGACAGGTAAACTAACCATgtaatggaatgatgcaaaatgtaggctacaaattTAAAGAGAACTAACTAAAGTGATAGTTATTTATGTGGGTATTACTGACGGTGGCTAATATTTAATCCAATAGAAATGGTCAAAACAAACTGAAAAGTCAGGGCATATAATTGAAACATTCTAGAGTGCATAAATCATCTCGGTAGGTTCGGAATTACTGTCAGTGTGCACAGGTTACCATAGGCTACAGCCTCGGCTTGGATCTCCAAATTTCAGCCCCTCAAATGATGAAGCCATAGGCCTACAATTACAATTCTGAATAACATCACTGCTGTTTATACTTCATTGTGGAAATACCTGACAAGTTGACATGCTTTTCAGTTTGCTGaaatatgactggtttcacattttgTATCCAGTGATCATAAGGTAAAATGTATCTAAAGCAATTAAAtaatatttacaatccccttatccaaatggattactcatttacctagctcttatcaatgtaTAAATGACCGCGCATGGAGATTAGTGTTATTtttatcgggggggggggggggggggattattaGCTTTTCCACTTGGAACTGACAGGTTGCTCGACCATCACAGTTTCCTCGTGAGTAACGGTGGTGGATTTATGAGAGAATTCAGTCAAGTTCAGAACACAGCATACCTGtaagacacacctccaccacaccttcatttcttTGATCGCCACATTAAATGCTTACCTTAGCTGGCACTGGCATTTCCCCTAGCacaagttcaaggtcagaatacgcatagagAGAAGTGCCTAAAAACAGAATAAAGTTCCATTCATGCGTGTGTAACTCTGGTCTGAATTCTCCCTTTAGAGAAACAATTAgtcacattttttttcttcaaattttGAACATTGTCACTCACTTGTGTTAAAAGTTCAAGTTGTATCCTATTCTCCCTCCAATTGGAACAGTATTTATACTGAGGGTTgaatattgttttgttttcaagATGTTTGTTAGATGATACTACATAAGTTATTACTAGATGTTGAAAATGAGTTTCTCTCAAGTTGTTACATTTATAAGTGGAGGAATCCTTCAGGAAGCACAACACCCATGTCGCCACCTGTGGCAGCAAAGTCTTACAATGATAGACTAGTCAATGGGAAGTCTGAGTTCTGCCAAATAACTTTGTTTTGTGTTCTCATAACATCGTTCTTGTGCAATAAAGCAACCAATGTTTGTACGAAGGCATCATTTTGTTATCTTTTTGGTTGTGTATCACACACGATCTGCATTTCCTCACCAGTAACATCTCTCCTGAACGCCACATGCTATGTGTTCACTCTTACTCCCAGACAGTGTGCTGTAATGACGAACGTACAGTGTTGTCAGTTTACTATTTGGACGGTTGCCTATAAGGGCCATGGGTCGACGGTCATGACAGCAGTCAATGGGGTCGTAATTTTTTGGGCTGTTGTGTGACGGAGAATTTCCCTGGAAGTGTCTAACTTCTGAGGAACCACATTTATATGTTACAATCCTCTGAGTTGCACAGTTTGACAGTAAAAAAGAAGACCTGGCTCGACCAAAATGATAGCAGTGGTAAACATGTAATGTAAATCCATTTCTTTCTCTTGTAACACCAAATTTGGCCCTTGAGGCCAGCCGCTTCTATTGGGCTTTTAATCAGCAAATTTAGACTTGGGATACCAGGGTCATGTTCGGTATGGCCCACTGAATCAAACTATTCTGTTTG
Encoded proteins:
- the si:dkeyp-110g5.4 gene encoding uncharacterized protein si:dkeyp-110g5.4, which encodes MRGMDILENFEIYIPKEAEVKITSIQTLPTSILRRMGVPCSRGGSAKRGSSPSATWISPVVIRERGCSPASPTVDTAKINLTSLVTTEPKAVQGPFLMPFVSSSSMAFNVLREFLPSRQNFQQGTAPLPHGLPPVPHQDAIIIHKGRIFLSLKKAKTGRGKRQHSPDLNNSLSSEAPQTTQRKLIFLSPARKSQKKSCPASPKPSPKKPQGKWALLQGFGLTHQVQVKLSRIPQGDIEPQQTAEQGHSAEEDHNTEQDQVIRKLLNANRLLKETPGRCPEQEMELVTQEEDKPLNEETQESLPKTANRHPCSSEGFQGRDRITSKTDDDAQEEEEEPEEEGCHNLGSVKQRRVEDKGKSGAEGQATNGDESEVEDLSVTAVALSDSSPPPEALNADQSSDTVMQVDFMGDSVQSWTAECPIIPALAPTPKQHHGFDFEHSAREERINRIRAKLREREAALNNLRSPS